Genomic DNA from Triticum dicoccoides isolate Atlit2015 ecotype Zavitan chromosome 4B, WEW_v2.0, whole genome shotgun sequence:
NNNNNNNNNNNNNNNNNNNNNNNNNNNNNNNNNNNNNNNNNNNNNNNNNNNNNNNNNNNNNNNNNNNNNNNNNNNNNNNNNNNNNNNNNNNNNNNNNNNNNNNNNNNNNNNNNNNNNNNNNNNNNNNNNNNNNNNNNNNNNNNNNNNNNNNNNNNNTGCAGATCGGCGACCCCGACGCCGGCCACCGACCCCGACCCCTTCAGCGCCTCCCTCTATGAAGCAGCCGGCGACGCCCAGCAACGCCAGCAAGCACTAGACATGTGCCTTTCCCTCCCCTCCCAAGAGTTAGTTAGCTTAATTTAATTGCCGTTAGTGTTAGTTAGTGTAAGTTAGCTTAATTTGctgttagtgctagttagttaattgctgttagtgttagtgttagcccAGTGATAGTTAGTATTAATAttgatgcatgtgtgctgctgctgtTTTTGAAATTCAGTTAGAGCACACTGAATCATGCAATTGACAGTAAATTCAGTTAGCTGAATCATGCATGATTCAGTAAATACAGTGTGTGTGTGATGATTTGGCTGCTAAGTTGTTGTActtttgcctctaatttgttgtacTGATGCTGGAGTGGCCTCTAAGTTTCAGAGTTGCCAATCTATGTTGTTGTACTGTTGATTATCAGAGCCGTTGAATATCACTTTTGCAGCACTGTAGAATGCCAGTTATCAGTTTTGCAGCTTATGTTGCTGCTACTATATATGTCTGTGCTTGTTTTGCCGGAAACCGATTgctaagtgacctatgttttgccgtaaatgttgattcatttccattttggcaaatttcaggcgctctatatgtgcactttctagcaaaggtcatgccgaaattttccgtgaatttcggcacgacttgtgctagaaagttggacatatcgagtgcttgagatttgtcgcgacgggaatgaaacgacatttctggcaaaacagaggtcactttttttgtcattattcactCTATTATATAAAGCTCGATAATTAAACGACTATGACAatgaaccctaggaaacatgaccgacaccgatgaggcCGAGGTTCTCACTCCCAATTAAGTCGAGCACAAGCCTACCTCGACtttctggcggatcaggagagacaggAAGCTGGGTGTCCGGACCACCTTGTCATGACGGATGATGACGGTGGTGGCGTTGGCGCCAACACTGATGCCACGAACAACACCGCACTTAGACTAGCGCTGATGATGTTCCTAACTATAGcacggaaggtgggacctcccaagccagtgagggaaagaaggaaaagaagaaACGACGCCGAAATGAGCTCGGCACcggaagactggtggtcacggcggtgcaccctggcgagttcgagccaatagagccgcgaGAAGTGGCAACGTGTTACGacaaccaactagcatgcatcctacgaGATACCtctaacatcaacaccacaaaaataaGGAAGAATGATCAGTTGAAGAAGCTGCTTCTAACTAGGTTGCATGCAAGATTCCTGTTCCCCGGTCGGAATGATGGagtcgacccatgggatgatgattccatgaaaaaaatcaacaaaaaAGCCCTAGGAAAGTTCAGCAacgcattgagcgcttggaaaactagggtgaaaaggcgattcaagtagaccatgaatcctatgccgagattgttgcagacaatccgaaaattacgatagaggactttgaaaagttcaaggagacttgcaatgaagaacATGCCAAGGCtaggtcggagagaggcaagcagctggAGGCAAAGAACACGGAgaaccaccgccttggaagtcgtggttacacgggaaagaggcccgtgtgggctaaggaggagGCAGAACGTGAACATCACgggatcccagacccattggctgagttcaccgaccagcaggagcacgacttAATTAGGGCCTGATTCTCGTGGGACTCCAAGAAAAAGATTTTTTCACCGACGagccgactaggaaattcatgacattactggtaattatccttttaccactttacatattaggttctgaccaacgaagtctactacattctagtcgcattcgtaaatgattcacggtccattttgcagagagagcaacacaagcttgcggccgaGAGCGAGTCGTCGACTCATTCGACTTAGTCGTcggcgaagtacaagtgggacactcctttcaaccgggccatgaacataatgatgggacacccgcccggccagcggccgcaatatggacgtgtgcatggcgccggggatggggccacttggaagtactattatagcaaggaccccgaggccaaaagacagagaaagaagttcagtcaagtgactatcgaggagaaggtggcgcgggcgatggAGAAAGAAAAGGCTGAGACGAAAGCTGAGATAATCGCTGCCTGTAGATCTGATTTCGTGGatgcctttacaagcttgattccaacagtggtcacatgggtgcaacaaaatccaaatgcgccaccaagtgattttcccatgcccagcttcaccgggagcaactcaatgaacatcgcacccatacccgtacctagtatgggaaccgcacccgcacctcctccagcacctgctcctccgcccagctctcacagcagccctagctccgtctctggcttgaatgtcgggCCGTCGACATTGGCTGAGATCGATGCCCTCACGATAAATACGCGTCGTCGCACtttcatcaactcaactaattaattaatcttgaGTTGCTGTTCTTTCTGGATCTCTGACGCCGCACGTATGTGTCTTTGTAGGTcgactccactccgtgcaccctcatttacaacatgaagggcgggttggtggatgtgggcaagggtactatagtgaagcctaaggatcgATTGTTTCACCACCAGAAAGATGCTTGATAACGCCGTCTCCGTGGCGAGTGTGAAAGCTGGCTACGAGGGTCTCCCTCATccgatacaaaccgatggagaggatgacgagacccccacgcagcttggccaatgcaaaaattggcctatcatgtggccgaaaaatcttcactacaagaaatatgctatcttgtgacctccactattggtcactgaaaggtcatagtttttcatttgcggcctttttgtgaccaaaaacagaaggtcaaaagctgagggtcgtaaactgactatagcgaccttctctgtgagaaggtcgtggacgtttatgaccaaaatattcctaTTGTGGCGTTATGGTCACTAACAGCCTCCCcagtccacgtaggcatccagcatggcaagctaatgtggcacaagattcagcccggtccaattcggttatctgcatgggcctagcccaacaattcggcctttttactatatttttttatcaatttttgaatggcttcatgggccaagcccaacattttTAGGTCCATTTCATTTATCCTTTTTGTTCTAGCTTCTAATAAATGCACGATGTGATTTGTTTGGGCCATAGCCTTCTTAGAGCCCAAATATTGTTTGGTCCAGTAGAATATTTGGTCTTTTTAATTCACAGATTCCGATTTATACACATTTAAAAATCAAACAATCAGTAATTCTCTTATTAAATGATCAAATCCATAACTCATATGATCAACATTCACAAAAACATACAAGACTTCACGTCCGCGGTAACATAGCTTGAACAAGCCTAATTACAGTTTATATCCAAGAAGTGTTCGTGCAATCCAAAACATGGTGGAAAATATCAACCGAAACTATGGTTCACACCCTTGCTTGGCTCTTTGATGTCAAAGTATATAGTCGTCCTTGGACCTTGGGAGCTACCACCAACAGCACGGTTGTCCTGGTTGTACTTCTGTGGTCAAAGTCCTCACCTGGAAAGGATTATACAACTCAGTCATATATTCACGACTCAAAACTCATGACATGACATGACACTAAGAGAGAACATCATAGAGACTCAACCAGATCCTAATATAAAGTCTATTCAGACCATAGCTAGTTTATTCCATTATTTTTGGACACATGTGTGTTGCTGCTGTTTTCTGGAAACATGGAGTACAAGTATTTTTGGAAACATGGAAGAACATGATTTATTATCCTGGAGACTAGACAAGAGTTACTCCAGTGAAGAGGATGACTAAAATCGCTCAATGGTTGAGAATACACCAACAACTTCAAACTCTCCTAACGAAAGATTCGAGTGCTGGAAACCTAGAAGCGGGACAGATTATAGAGTTACCTGAGTGGAGTAAGGGACTATTTACAACATGGGAATTTCAAAGGAATCAGTCCATTTCCTGCAGGAACATAAATTAAAGTTAGCGTTCAAAACTTAGCACTAGAAGATCAGTCTCAAGCTTTTCAAACTTTGCATAATTAAGGGAACAGCCCCAGCAAGCATCAGACTTTTCTGAAGTTATGTCCGACTTGCAGAACAAAGTGTCTTCTCAAAACAACAAGTTGTAATACCTGATTCTTGACAGACTTGGCCATCTTGTGGAACTCCTTGCGCATCAGAGTCTTGTGCTGGAGCTTGGCAAGGGTGTTCTGCTTCTTGGTCTTGGTCGTGGACAGGACAACTGCCTTGTCCTCTCCCGCTGATGGCTGGACCACCACGGTCTTGCTGCTCGCCAAGCCTGAAACCACATCAGCCCCACAGCAAGTTAGCTCCTTGCAGAGACACTTGCAAACAAAAGGGTTAAAAATACTGCAAAGAGCTATGGACTCGAGAACTTGTAGGAGTGGACATTGCAGAGGTTGTTGGGCTCCTTGCTGAACCGCACCTTGGCGTTGCTATTGCCGAACTGTTTTATCAAGAAGCAGTTGTTCTTCTTCACGAGCTCCCAGACCAGAGACCCTGGAACGGTAGTCATTTCCCTTGGCCTACATCACCAAAACAACAACCAAAAGTCAGATCCTACAGCTAGCAACAAGCAACAGGACACACTAATCCTACAGAATCAAGGAAATATTTGACTATTTGAGCAAAGTTGTATGTTGATTGCACCTTAAGCTCTctcgctatgctactctgcaagtaagaaaactgacatatccaacgtttgcttctcctcttctctacttactctgcctagcatcagaagctctggccacaaCAACCATactcgctggctgctcgtccacctgctcttcaacaggcaacaactagatatgcaccaagtcgccacccgtaccatcgcttgtgggtctcatcacacccccgccgacacgcgcaccgcagccgattgcgcatggcaacccgctgccattggtgtggtgccactgctgcaaatcatgcagagtcatccgtcgcgtctcaaccacaatcctcaaccatggccgagtcttctacaaatgctcgaatcatggggtaataatatgtttaagtgttgttctgttgCTTTCAGTTGTTGAttcttttaatagtttggttgatgatcttccaatttgattcgtgtagaaaagggaagattcgtgtgatttgtatttctgggaagttgctgatgtgggggaatgcaactacgttgattatttggttagccgaggaatcccaa
This window encodes:
- the LOC119294382 gene encoding 60S ribosomal protein L28-1-like: MTTVPGSLVWELVKKNNCFLIKQFGNSNAKVRFSKEPNNLCNVHSYKFSSLASSKTVVVQPSAGEDKAVVLSTTKTKKQNTLAKLQHKTLMRKEFHKMAKSVKNQVLQLVVLRRHFVLQVGHNFRKV